The Bos javanicus breed banteng chromosome 11, ARS-OSU_banteng_1.0, whole genome shotgun sequence genome includes a window with the following:
- the LOC133256539 gene encoding uncharacterized protein C2orf66-like codes for MPKAFLLLAGALVLPGFVQGVMLRNEEKWKPLNIPRNRDLFFRTLQAYFKRRGLDLGRFSDTFSMNENPRPLSFQSELIASAFADYEQQKNSLSNYLKG; via the coding sequence ATGCCCAAAGCATTCCTGCTGCTGGCTGGTGCCCTGGTGCTACCTGGGTTTGTGCAAGGAGTCAtgctgagaaatgaagaaaaatggaagCCCCTCAACATTCCTAGAAACCGAGATCTGTTTTTTAGAACTCTTCAGGCATATTTTAAACGAAGAGGTCTTGACCTTGGGAGGTTTTCAGATACTTTCTCCATGAACGAGAATCCCAGGCCTCTCTCTTTCCAGTCAGAACTTATTGCTTCTGCATTTGCAGATTATGAACAACAGAAAAACTCCCTCTCCAATTACCTCAAAGGCTGA